The proteins below are encoded in one region of Metallibacterium scheffleri:
- a CDS encoding SufE family protein, which produces MNAWPQATPQEPSAAAAAQAIVEEFALFSDWSERYQYLIDLGKKLPDLPNALKTEEHRVHGCQSLVWMLSEGDAAQLDIRAISDSAIVSGLIALLLRVYSGRSAREIIDTEPSFIRDIGLAKALSPTRANGLAAMLARIRENAAAQLQTH; this is translated from the coding sequence ATGAACGCATGGCCACAAGCCACCCCGCAAGAACCCAGCGCCGCTGCCGCCGCGCAGGCCATCGTCGAGGAGTTCGCCCTGTTCAGCGACTGGTCCGAGCGTTACCAGTATCTGATCGACCTGGGCAAGAAACTGCCGGATCTGCCAAACGCGCTGAAGACCGAGGAACACCGCGTGCACGGCTGCCAGTCGCTGGTCTGGATGCTGAGCGAAGGCGACGCGGCGCAGCTGGACATTCGCGCGATCAGCGATTCGGCCATCGTCTCCGGCCTGATCGCACTGCTGCTGCGCGTGTATTCCGGGCGCAGCGCACGCGAGATCATCGACACCGAGCCCAGCTTCATCCGCGACATCGGCCTGGCCAAGGCGCTGTCGCCGACCCGCGCCAACGGTCTGGCGGCGATGCTCGCGCGCATCCGCGAAAACGCCGCCGCGCAATTGCAGACGCACTGA